One Bartonella tribocorum CIP 105476 genomic window carries:
- the pssA gene encoding CDP-diacylglycerol--serine O-phosphatidyltransferase: MKNFSPFSSFNPEGQHDDVANRRRSPTSMRYVIPNIITILAICAGMSSIRLAFENRYEAAILMVLLAAVLDGADGRIARLIDGSSSFGAQMDSLADIVNFGVTPALIVYSFILNQAHHIGWVAALVYCVACCLRLARFNVMLDNTDIPQWQKSYFVGVPAPAGALLLLLPTYLGALGLVPNWGWALFFSLYTVIIAFLLISRLPVWNAKTIDHNLRRDIVIPCMLVIVIYVGFLATYTWKTLLITAVGYIIFLPCSFIAYNKRAALEEKKADAKAIQES, translated from the coding sequence ATCGATGCGGTATGTTATTCCCAATATTATTACTATTTTGGCCATTTGTGCAGGGATGAGCAGCATTCGTTTAGCTTTTGAGAATCGCTATGAGGCTGCTATTTTAATGGTGCTTTTGGCTGCAGTCTTAGATGGTGCTGATGGTCGCATTGCGCGTTTAATAGATGGGAGTTCGTCTTTTGGGGCACAGATGGATTCTCTTGCTGATATTGTAAATTTTGGTGTTACCCCTGCACTTATTGTTTATTCCTTTATCTTGAATCAAGCACACCACATTGGTTGGGTTGCAGCTCTTGTATATTGCGTTGCTTGTTGTTTGCGATTAGCGCGTTTTAATGTGATGTTGGATAACACCGATATACCTCAATGGCAGAAAAGTTATTTTGTTGGTGTTCCTGCACCTGCAGGAGCATTACTCCTTTTATTGCCGACCTATTTAGGCGCTCTTGGTTTGGTCCCCAATTGGGGGTGGGCATTGTTTTTTAGTCTTTATACTGTAATTATTGCTTTTCTTTTGATTAGTCGTTTACCAGTGTGGAATGCAAAGACAATAGATCACAATTTAAGGCGTGATATCGTTATACCGTGCATGTTGGTCATTGTTATTTATGTCGGTTTTCTTGCGACTTACACATGGAAAACTTTATTGATTACGGCTGTTGGCTATATAATTTTTCTCCCCTGTAGTTTTATCGCTTATAATAAACGCGCTGCTTTAGAAGAGAAAAAGGCTGATGCTAAAGCTATCCAAGAGTCATAA
- a CDS encoding SDR family NAD(P)-dependent oxidoreductase yields MTKHDFSLHGRVALVTGASRGIGYYLALELAARGAHIIALARTVSGLTELDNKIRKKGAYATLVPLDLHHMENIDTLALSIAKRWKKLDIIVANAGILGTLSPIAHIENTVFEDVFQINLISQWRLIKALEPLLRESDAGRAILLSSSVAHVARPFWGAYAASKAALEMIARCWAEELKQTSIKINCVNPGATRTAIRAEAMPGEDPQTLPSPQEVAKKIVHLLSPDLKETGKLFNVRKNQFVDYHAPH; encoded by the coding sequence ATGACAAAACATGACTTTAGTCTCCATGGGCGCGTTGCACTTGTTACTGGTGCATCAAGAGGAATTGGTTATTATTTGGCACTCGAGCTCGCTGCACGCGGCGCTCATATTATTGCTCTTGCACGAACAGTCAGTGGGCTTACTGAATTGGACAATAAAATCCGAAAAAAAGGAGCTTATGCAACCCTCGTTCCACTGGATTTGCATCATATGGAAAACATTGATACTCTTGCACTCTCAATTGCCAAACGCTGGAAAAAACTTGATATTATCGTCGCAAATGCAGGAATCCTTGGAACACTCTCACCAATAGCACATATAGAAAACACGGTATTTGAAGATGTTTTTCAAATCAATCTTATCAGTCAATGGCGCTTAATAAAAGCCCTTGAGCCTTTATTACGTGAATCTGATGCTGGACGAGCCATCCTTTTATCCTCAAGCGTTGCACATGTTGCGCGCCCTTTTTGGGGCGCTTATGCAGCCTCTAAAGCGGCTTTAGAAATGATTGCCCGCTGTTGGGCAGAAGAACTCAAACAAACCTCTATTAAGATTAATTGCGTCAACCCTGGAGCTACACGCACAGCCATACGCGCTGAAGCTATGCCTGGTGAAGATCCACAAACGCTCCCCTCACCACAAGAGGTTGCAAAAAAAATAGTCCATTTGCTATCCCCTGATTTAAAGGAAACTGGAAAACTTTTTAATGTCCGTAAAAATCAGTTTGTGGATTATCATGCTCCTCATTGA
- the purF gene encoding amidophosphoribosyltransferase: MIKSDISCQEFSLDDDTLHEECGVFGILGHEDAATLTALGLHALQHRGQEAAGIVSYHNKIFHQEKHLGLVGDHYTNPATLARLPGNRAIGHTRYSTTGEVALRNVQPLFAELKAGGIAIAHNGNLTNGLTLRRELIASGAICQSTSDSEVFLHLIARSRYESSSDRFVDAIRQVEGGYAMLALTRTKLIAARDPTGIRPLVMGELDGKPIFCSETCALDIIGAKYVRDVKNGEIIICEIQKNGEITKKIIKAENTKPEKLCLFEYVYFARPDSIVGGRSVYKTRKNMGIRLAQEAPCEGDVVVPVPDGGTPAAIGYAQEIGIPFELGIIRNHYVGRTFIEPTQQIRAFGVKLKHSANRPVIEGKRVILVDDSIVRGTTSLKIVRMLRDAGAKEVHMRVSSPMIFYPDFYGIDTPKAESLLANQYPDLKSMCNFIGADSLEFLSTDGLYLAVAGEKRNNADPQFTDHYFTGYYPTHLVDQENLSKIHQSSVLKTRD; the protein is encoded by the coding sequence ATGATAAAAAGCGATATTTCCTGCCAAGAATTTTCATTAGATGATGATACCCTTCATGAAGAATGTGGGGTTTTTGGTATTCTTGGGCATGAAGATGCTGCAACATTAACAGCTCTTGGACTCCACGCACTTCAGCATCGTGGGCAAGAAGCAGCTGGGATTGTTTCTTACCATAATAAAATATTTCATCAAGAAAAGCATTTAGGTCTTGTTGGTGATCACTATACAAACCCTGCAACACTTGCACGTTTACCAGGAAATCGCGCTATTGGACATACCCGTTATTCAACAACTGGAGAAGTGGCATTACGCAATGTTCAACCCCTTTTTGCTGAATTGAAAGCTGGAGGCATTGCTATTGCGCATAATGGTAATCTTACCAATGGTCTTACATTGCGCCGTGAACTCATTGCTTCTGGTGCTATCTGTCAATCAACATCAGATTCAGAAGTTTTTCTCCATCTTATTGCCCGCTCGCGTTATGAATCCTCTTCTGATCGTTTTGTTGATGCAATTCGGCAAGTAGAAGGTGGGTATGCTATGTTAGCACTCACACGTACAAAGCTTATTGCGGCACGCGATCCAACAGGAATTAGACCTCTCGTGATGGGAGAGCTTGATGGTAAGCCAATCTTTTGTTCTGAAACGTGTGCTCTTGATATTATTGGAGCAAAATATGTCCGTGATGTTAAAAATGGAGAAATCATCATCTGTGAAATACAAAAAAATGGGGAAATTACCAAAAAAATTATAAAAGCAGAAAATACAAAACCAGAAAAACTTTGCTTGTTTGAATATGTTTATTTTGCCCGTCCAGACTCCATCGTTGGGGGACGTAGTGTTTATAAAACACGCAAAAATATGGGAATTCGCTTAGCTCAGGAAGCCCCTTGTGAGGGCGATGTTGTGGTCCCTGTTCCTGATGGTGGAACGCCTGCCGCAATTGGCTATGCACAAGAAATTGGAATTCCTTTTGAACTTGGTATTATTCGTAATCACTATGTGGGCCGCACTTTTATCGAACCAACACAACAAATTCGTGCCTTTGGCGTCAAGTTAAAACATTCGGCAAACCGTCCTGTGATTGAAGGAAAACGTGTTATTCTGGTTGATGACTCTATTGTACGGGGAACAACATCCCTTAAAATTGTGCGAATGCTTCGCGATGCGGGAGCAAAAGAAGTCCATATGCGCGTTTCTAGCCCTATGATTTTTTATCCTGACTTTTATGGTATCGATACCCCTAAAGCTGAAAGCCTTTTAGCAAATCAATATCCAGATTTAAAATCTATGTGCAATTTTATTGGAGCGGACTCTTTAGAATTTCTTTCAACAGATGGATTATATCTTGCTGTAGCAGGAGAAAAACGAAATAACGCTGATCCACAATTTACTGACCATTATTTTACTGGATATTATCCTACGCATCTAGTTGATCAAGAAAATCTCTCTAAAATTCATCAATCATCTGTTCTTAAAACAAGAGATTAA
- a CDS encoding CvpA family protein, whose protein sequence is MIITILDGIVVVVILLSAFLAMLRGFSREVLSLVSWAIAAVTTLFLFKPVLPFFEQYLSNKMIALITTLVTIFIVVLIITSIITMKISDFIIDSRIGILDRTIGFIFGALRGLLIMVIGMLLINALIKPEHQANWLKDAKTRPILDSLGQKVWEILPKDLGSVLEKVENLFKNSDKHTHKQNSLEKTLLKNGE, encoded by the coding sequence ATGATCATAACAATCCTTGATGGAATTGTCGTAGTAGTCATCCTGTTGTCCGCTTTTCTTGCTATGCTTCGAGGATTTTCACGTGAAGTATTATCGTTGGTTTCTTGGGCAATTGCAGCTGTTACGACACTGTTTTTATTCAAACCGGTCTTACCTTTCTTTGAACAATATCTCTCTAATAAAATGATTGCATTGATCACAACATTGGTCACAATTTTTATTGTTGTTCTCATTATTACTTCAATTATTACAATGAAAATCTCCGATTTTATTATTGATAGTCGAATTGGTATCCTTGACCGCACTATTGGTTTTATTTTTGGAGCACTTCGCGGTTTACTGATTATGGTCATCGGTATGTTGCTGATTAATGCCCTGATTAAACCAGAACACCAAGCGAACTGGTTAAAAGATGCTAAAACAAGGCCTATTTTAGATTCTCTGGGACAAAAAGTTTGGGAAATACTCCCAAAAGATCTTGGATCTGTTCTCGAAAAGGTAGAAAATTTGTTTAAAAACAGCGATAAACATACACATAAACAAAATTCTCTTGAAAAAACGCTCCTCAAAAATGGAGAATAG
- the radA gene encoding DNA repair protein RadA, with amino-acid sequence MARNRVQFICQNCGTVHSRWAGKCSACGEWNSLVEENIDGGIGSGPKQNTRKGRIVALTSLSGDIQDAPRIHSGIAELDRVTGGGFVRGSALLVGGDPGIGKSTLLTQTAAALSRKGHNVIYVSGEEAIAQICLRAQRLGAHNTEVKLAAETNVEDILATLSEHKNLDMVIIDSIQTLWSDTADSAPGTVTQVRIGAQAMIRFAKKTGAAVVLVGHVTKDGQIAGPRVVEHMVDGVLYFEGEGGHHYRILRTVKNRFGPTDEIGVFEMSDKGLREVINPSELFLGERNEKAPGAAVFAGMEGTRPILVEIQALVAPSSLGTPRRAVVGWDGNRLSMILAVLEAHCGIRFGQHDVYLNVAGGYRISEPAADLAVAAALVSSLANIPLPTDYVYFGEVSLSGATRAVAHSAQRINEAKKLGFQGAFHPTTTTEMMKSLNFQQKTFSDLPELVATLTASKK; translated from the coding sequence ATGGCACGCAACCGTGTTCAATTTATTTGCCAAAATTGTGGAACCGTTCATTCTCGTTGGGCAGGGAAATGTAGCGCTTGTGGTGAATGGAATTCTCTTGTTGAAGAAAATATAGATGGTGGCATAGGAAGTGGTCCTAAGCAAAATACGCGTAAAGGACGCATCGTCGCCCTTACATCTCTTTCTGGAGATATCCAAGATGCTCCACGTATTCATTCTGGTATTGCTGAACTTGATCGTGTTACCGGTGGGGGCTTTGTCCGTGGATCAGCACTTCTTGTTGGGGGTGACCCCGGTATTGGAAAATCAACATTGCTCACACAAACAGCTGCGGCTTTATCACGCAAAGGACATAATGTCATCTATGTCTCAGGTGAAGAGGCTATTGCGCAAATTTGTCTGCGCGCACAAAGGCTTGGAGCTCATAATACAGAGGTGAAACTTGCTGCTGAAACCAATGTTGAAGATATTCTTGCAACCTTAAGCGAACATAAAAACCTTGATATGGTGATTATCGATTCGATTCAAACCCTATGGTCAGATACAGCAGATTCAGCACCCGGAACTGTCACACAAGTCCGTATTGGTGCTCAAGCTATGATACGCTTTGCCAAGAAAACAGGCGCTGCTGTTGTTCTTGTTGGTCATGTTACAAAAGATGGACAAATTGCTGGCCCTCGGGTCGTTGAACATATGGTTGATGGCGTTCTCTATTTTGAGGGTGAAGGAGGGCATCATTATCGCATTCTTAGAACTGTAAAAAATCGCTTCGGGCCAACAGATGAAATTGGTGTCTTTGAAATGTCTGATAAAGGATTACGCGAAGTGATTAATCCATCCGAATTGTTTCTAGGGGAACGCAATGAAAAAGCACCAGGTGCTGCTGTTTTCGCCGGCATGGAAGGAACACGCCCGATATTGGTAGAAATTCAAGCGCTTGTTGCTCCCTCTTCTCTTGGAACACCACGACGTGCGGTTGTCGGATGGGATGGAAATCGTCTTTCTATGATTCTTGCCGTTTTAGAAGCCCATTGCGGCATTCGTTTTGGGCAGCATGATGTCTATCTGAATGTAGCAGGTGGATATCGTATATCAGAGCCTGCTGCTGATTTAGCTGTAGCCGCTGCTTTGGTATCTTCTCTTGCCAATATTCCTTTGCCAACGGATTATGTATATTTTGGTGAAGTTAGTCTTTCAGGAGCGACACGCGCTGTTGCACATTCAGCCCAACGCATCAATGAAGCAAAAAAACTCGGATTTCAAGGGGCATTTCACCCTACGACAACAACCGAAATGATGAAGTCGCTTAATTTTCAACAAAAAACTTTTTCCGACCTTCCCGAACTCGTTGCCACGCTTACTGCAAGTAAAAAATGA
- a CDS encoding replicative DNA helicase: MEETSVVNISSSKKEDSPSFRQLPHNIEAEQALLGAIFINNDSLDRVSDFLKPEHFFEPLHQKIYAVLSHLIKTGKLVDPVTIKPYIQMEEKIGDITVYQYVVRLAKEAVTIINAEDYGRVIYDLFIRRSLINLGTQVVNTAFDAPVELTPTQQIETVENQLFELAEKGKYGGGFENFNEAVKKALDMASAAKKRSSQLSGIATHIKTLDEKMGGLQASDLIILAGRPGMGKTSLATNIAFNIANAYNHNGNIQDNEGGVVGFFSLEMSSEQLATRIISEQTEVSSSDIRRGNISDEQFSKIIRAVNQLQKAPLYIDQTGGISITQLAARARRLKRQHGLDVLFIDYIQLMTSSSKRSSENRVQEITEITTGLKALAKELNVPIIALSQLSRQVENRTDKRPQLSDLRESGSIEQDADIVLFVYREEYYFKNEEPKLGTLEHQKWQDEMDKIMGKADVIVAKQRHGPTGIVSLAFQSDFTRFSDLADSNYLPEQIG; encoded by the coding sequence ATGGAAGAAACTAGTGTTGTTAATATCAGCTCTTCGAAAAAAGAAGATTCCCCTTCTTTTCGGCAACTTCCACATAATATTGAAGCTGAACAGGCATTACTTGGTGCTATCTTTATCAACAATGATTCTCTCGACCGCGTTTCGGATTTTCTAAAACCAGAACATTTTTTTGAACCGTTGCATCAAAAGATTTATGCTGTTTTATCTCACCTTATTAAAACAGGAAAACTTGTAGATCCGGTTACGATCAAGCCTTATATCCAAATGGAAGAGAAAATTGGAGATATTACTGTCTACCAGTATGTTGTTCGCTTAGCCAAAGAAGCAGTCACTATTATTAACGCTGAAGATTATGGACGCGTTATTTACGACCTTTTTATCCGTCGTTCTTTGATTAACCTTGGAACTCAAGTTGTCAATACGGCCTTTGATGCTCCTGTAGAGCTTACGCCTACCCAACAAATTGAAACTGTTGAAAATCAGTTATTTGAGCTCGCAGAAAAAGGGAAATATGGAGGCGGATTTGAAAATTTTAATGAGGCTGTAAAAAAAGCACTCGATATGGCAAGTGCTGCGAAAAAACGTTCTTCACAATTATCAGGGATAGCCACCCATATTAAAACGCTTGATGAAAAAATGGGGGGATTACAAGCATCTGACTTAATTATCCTTGCGGGACGCCCTGGTATGGGTAAAACTTCACTAGCAACCAACATTGCCTTTAATATTGCCAATGCTTATAATCATAATGGTAATATCCAAGACAATGAGGGCGGCGTTGTAGGGTTCTTCTCACTTGAAATGTCCTCAGAGCAGCTTGCAACACGTATTATTTCTGAACAAACAGAAGTCTCTTCTTCTGATATTCGACGTGGTAATATTTCAGATGAACAATTTTCAAAAATCATCCGTGCGGTGAACCAGCTCCAAAAAGCCCCCCTTTATATTGATCAAACTGGGGGAATATCAATTACGCAACTGGCTGCCCGTGCTCGGCGTCTCAAGCGACAACATGGCTTGGATGTCTTGTTTATTGATTATATCCAACTCATGACAAGTAGCTCAAAGCGTTCATCTGAAAATCGTGTTCAAGAAATTACAGAAATTACCACAGGGTTAAAAGCATTAGCGAAAGAATTGAATGTTCCTATTATCGCTCTTTCACAACTTTCGCGCCAAGTCGAAAACAGAACAGATAAACGTCCACAACTCTCAGATTTACGTGAATCTGGTTCTATCGAGCAAGATGCCGACATTGTCCTTTTTGTTTATCGCGAAGAATATTATTTCAAAAATGAAGAACCAAAATTAGGCACTTTGGAACATCAAAAATGGCAAGATGAAATGGATAAAATTATGGGAAAAGCTGATGTTATTGTTGCAAAACAACGTCACGGACCGACAGGAATCGTATCCCTTGCATTTCAATCTGATTTCACACGCTTTAGTGATCTGGCAGATAGCAATTATCTTCCAGAACAAATTGGTTAA
- the rplI gene encoding 50S ribosomal protein L9, with protein MDIILLERIPRLGQMGDIVSVKDGYARNFLLPQGKALRANEANKKHFETQRAQLEARNLERKSEAQKIAEKLDGQSFIAVRSAGETGQLYGSVSTRDIAEIITDEGFSIGRNQIELNHPIKMIGLHTITLSLHPEVQISVVINVARSTSEAQRQAEGETLTSAEEIYNLQEEILEENQEELLVEEINDNDINSPHQEA; from the coding sequence ATGGATATTATTCTACTTGAGCGCATTCCTCGTCTTGGTCAGATGGGTGATATTGTCTCAGTGAAAGATGGTTATGCACGTAATTTTCTCTTGCCTCAAGGTAAAGCTTTACGCGCAAATGAAGCGAATAAAAAACATTTTGAGACTCAACGTGCACAACTTGAAGCACGTAATCTTGAGCGCAAAAGCGAAGCACAAAAAATTGCTGAAAAACTTGATGGTCAATCATTTATTGCTGTTCGTTCTGCTGGTGAAACAGGACAACTTTATGGATCTGTGTCAACGCGTGATATTGCTGAAATCATAACAGATGAAGGATTCTCTATTGGGCGAAATCAAATTGAACTTAATCATCCAATAAAAATGATCGGTCTTCACACGATTACTCTTAGTCTCCATCCTGAAGTTCAAATTTCTGTGGTTATTAACGTTGCACGTTCCACCAGTGAAGCACAACGCCAAGCAGAAGGTGAAACTCTTACTTCTGCTGAAGAAATATATAATCTTCAAGAAGAAATATTAGAAGAAAATCAGGAAGAATTGTTGGTAGAAGAAATTAACGACAACGATATAAATAGTCCTCATCAAGAAGCTTAA
- the rpsR gene encoding 30S ribosomal protein S18, with protein MTDTNQNSSRRPFHRRRKTCPFSGATAPKIDYKDIKLLQRYISERGKIVPSRITAVSQKKQRELANAIKRARFLGLLPYVIK; from the coding sequence ATGACTGACACGAATCAAAACTCTTCACGTCGCCCTTTTCATCGTCGTCGTAAAACATGTCCTTTTTCGGGGGCTACTGCGCCCAAAATTGATTATAAAGATATCAAATTGTTACAACGTTATATTTCTGAACGTGGGAAAATTGTTCCGTCGCGAATTACAGCTGTTAGTCAGAAAAAACAGCGTGAATTAGCTAACGCTATCAAACGCGCTCGCTTTTTAGGATTACTTCCATACGTTATAAAGTAA
- the rpsF gene encoding 30S ribosomal protein S6 gives MALYEHMFLARQDVAPQQVDELLSLYKGVIETHGGKVGRVENWGLRPLAYRIRKNRKAYYVLVNIDAPAAAIAEMERQMRINEDILRYMTIRVEKHEKEKSAMLSHLDRNAHAGQDEERSRSPRRQRENAIERVE, from the coding sequence ATGGCTCTTTATGAACATATGTTCCTTGCCCGACAAGACGTTGCACCGCAGCAAGTCGATGAACTTTTGAGCCTTTACAAAGGTGTCATTGAAACGCACGGTGGAAAGGTTGGGCGCGTAGAAAATTGGGGACTTCGTCCTCTTGCTTATCGTATTCGTAAAAACCGTAAGGCTTATTATGTCTTGGTCAATATTGATGCACCAGCTGCAGCAATTGCTGAAATGGAGCGTCAAATGCGAATCAATGAAGATATTTTGCGCTATATGACCATTCGTGTAGAAAAACACGAAAAAGAAAAATCTGCGATGCTTTCGCACCTTGATCGCAATGCGCACGCTGGTCAGGATGAGGAGCGCTCTCGCTCCCCACGTCGTCAACGTGAAAATGCTATAGAAAGGGTAGAATGA
- a CDS encoding undecaprenyl-diphosphatase has product MDFLNQIDVTLFKMFVGNHQSWSILVLFSIFCAKFLIYIIPLHLCVLWFCGGERERCVVLSICMSICTALFIGYLISLIYFHPRPFVVGLTTPLIKHRATASFPSNHALTIASYTASFYFYRYKGTFKFAVVFLCMICWARIFVGVHYPFDILAGTILGGLVSLGVIQFIAPYFPKFLYQIPPLKYNLKRGIRSKRSTLS; this is encoded by the coding sequence ATGGATTTTTTAAACCAGATTGATGTTACGCTCTTTAAGATGTTTGTCGGCAATCATCAGTCTTGGTCAATTTTAGTTTTGTTTAGTATTTTTTGTGCAAAGTTTTTAATTTACATTATTCCTCTTCATCTTTGTGTGTTGTGGTTTTGTGGTGGGGAAAGGGAGCGATGTGTTGTGCTAAGCATTTGCATGAGCATTTGTACTGCTCTTTTTATAGGTTATCTCATTTCTCTCATTTATTTTCATCCACGCCCATTCGTTGTAGGGTTGACAACACCACTGATTAAACATCGTGCAACAGCTTCTTTTCCAAGTAATCATGCCTTGACCATTGCATCTTATACAGCGAGCTTTTATTTTTACCGATACAAAGGTACTTTTAAATTTGCTGTGGTATTTTTGTGCATGATTTGTTGGGCCCGCATTTTTGTGGGGGTACATTATCCCTTTGATATTTTAGCAGGCACAATTTTAGGAGGTCTTGTAAGTCTGGGCGTTATTCAGTTTATAGCCCCATATTTTCCTAAGTTTTTATATCAAA